Genomic window (Oncorhynchus masou masou isolate Uvic2021 chromosome 9, UVic_Omas_1.1, whole genome shotgun sequence):
TCTGCAGCAAACCCATTCAGCTGCTCCTGCAGGGCCAGACCAAccggaggaagagatgggggaacATAGAATTTGAAACAGTAGAATGGGCTCTCCCCCATTTAAGTCAATGATGGGTGTACCCCTTCTATTCATATGGGGAAATATACATGACCATTGGCAGCAACACAGAAGAAAACATCTAAAGAGGAACTACATTTCCCATAATGCGGCAGTGGTGACCCCTTGCCTCTGCTGTGACTGACCTGGAAGGGCTTGACCTTAGTGTAGAGCTCCTCGTACTGTCTCCTCCAGTGTTCTGTCTCTGCATCActgagagaggaaaggacagagtTGGAACAGTGTATTGAGAGCCTATCCTTTGGTGTTATAATACCATTGTCTTCTACTTGATGATCTGGCCGCGTATTCATAAGGTCTCAGAGTAGGGTGCGGCTCCAGGCTCAGTTCCCCTGTCCATGCAATTGCATTTATTCATTCATCTGAAAGGGGAAACTGATCCAAGAACAGCACTCAGACAGTtcatgaatacaggccctgatctTCACAGCCCAGCAAGTGATTCCTGGTCCTCCTCACCTCTTGTCCCGAGTTGCCACCAGCTGTCTCTGGAAGTCTCTTCTCTGTTCATCTATCTCCCACTGGAGAGTCACCTTCTCCTGGACAACTGGGTGCACCTGGCTCTGGAGAGAAACCACCTCCTTGACCACCGGGTGCACCTGGCTCTGGAGAGAAACCACCTCCTTGACCACCACATCCACCTGGCTCTGGAGAGTCACCTTCTCCTGGACAACTGGGTGCACCTGGCTCTGGAGAGAAACCTTCTCTTCCATCAGTTCTACCTGGCTCTGGAGACCAGCTCTCTGTTCTTCTGCCTTCATCAGTCGGTTGTGTATTAGTTCTACCTGGTCCTGAAGGCCCCGTTTGTCTATTTCAAACATCTCCACTACCGTTTTCagttcatccctctctttctctacctccatGTGGTTCTCTAGACAGGGCAGATCTTTCTTTACCTGATCCTCCATATTCTCCAACTGGTTGTGAAGGCTCAGTTTCTCCTTTTCCACCTCTCCTACCAAGCACTGAAGAGCTAGCTTCTCCTCCTCTAAcacctccacctgtctctctagcctccccacctcctctgacATCCATTGCTTCAAGTCTCTCCTctgcacctccctctctcctttctcctgctCCAGTAGCCTTTGAacctcctctttctccatcctctcctcctgcagctgTCTCTGcacctcctcctcagccctcttcatctcctcatctctctgagCTAGACGAGTCTGTGCCGCCAACAGCATTctagaggggaggtgggggaccGAGAGAAGGGAGAGCGTCAGAGGTTGCACATTCAATCACCAAATATTGAGAAGCCTTATGAGCTCACCTTGCATACTCCGCTCTTGCTTTCTCCTGAGCCTGCTGGTCAGCTAGATGTTTCTCCtgctccccctccatctcctccctcactttcttcaCCTCCACCTCTTTACGCtgattcactctctccacctcttctttcATCTGCTTCGTcaccctctccacctcttcctccagcgctctacccctctcctctgctcccttcaGGGCCTGCCTGGAGCTGGTGGAACAAAATACACATTTTGAAGTCTTAAAGCCGATTTAGGCTTGATCCGGGGATGTGGTGTAGAGGCTCCGTACGACAATTGCAGAGCCTCCGGAGGCCAAATCAAGCTCCGTACTGCAAGGCCATGCATCTCCCGCCTAATAAATTGCAATGCAGAGAGCTCCATATATCTCCGCATTGGCGGTAGGTGGGGGCAGtacgtcctgtataaacacaaactcacttacTCCAAGACAACAGCTCTACGAAGCGCAAGAAGTTAAGACTGCCCTGAACTGTCATTAACGCTGTACTGACACCGCAGAACCTAATTGACCATAAATCAGCTTTTACAGAGCCATGACTGCTAATACTTTAACCCAAAGTTAAAGGGACAGTTCACTTAAAATTaagtttcagatgttttcatcCATCAAAAGTTAAGTTTAGTGAAACAAGAATGAAAGtggtttttttttttctttgtgaAAGGGTCCCTTTAAACACATTAATATTGGACAACAGGTCAACTCCGTACCTCTCCAGTTCAGTGGCCAGGTCTCCTATCTTGCTGAGGGAGATGGTGTGTTCCTCCTGCAGGCTCCTCATGGTAGAGTGTACCACCTGCACGTCACTGCTCCTCCTGGATGGAGACAACACACAACGCTGAAAGGAACAGTTTGAGCAAAGGGGAGGTGCAGAATTCCTAATCTTTGTCACATAACAGGGCTCGACATTAACACTTGTCCGCTTCCCCAGGTTAAGAAAAAACATTTTGTCAGGGAAGCAGAATATAGATTTAAGTTGCCCGAATggacaagtaaaaaaattaaatcgCGATATCAAAAATATACTCTGATTATTGGATCAGATTGTCTCCCAATTTCTGTAGACTGCGTCAGAGTAGAATTgtattgcattgacaggcacaagctgtcttcatcaatCCCCGGGGGCGCCGGTCGTCTTCATCAATCCCCGGGGGCGCCGGTCGGCTTCATCAATCCCCCGGGGCGCCGGTCGTCTTCATCAATCCCACTGGCCGGGATGGCCTTGTCCCACAGTCGTCGATTCAGCTAAACCTGTAGCTAAACTCCACGGCAACTCCAGCCAACCAACTTCTCTTATTTGAAACACTATTTCAAAGGATGTTAAAAACATTAATTTTCAGTTTTCAGTTCCGCGTTAAACCTCCAGACTCACCTGTCTAGCAGTGCTCTGGTctcagtcagctctctctccaACTCGCTCTTCTCCTGTTGGAGACCCTGTAGGGCCTCCCCTCTCCGCTCATCCTGCAACTCCAGAACCGACAGCACTCCTAGAGCCTCCTCCAACTCATCCTCCAACTGTTTCCTTTcctcctccgtctcctccctcaccctctccagcACTGAGGCCAGGGAGGCTGCATGCTCCTggggagaacgagaggagagtcagatgtaggattttaatggGTGCCATATTGGATTCAAGTCATTCCCAACACCACTAACCTTTTCCTGCTTCAGCTCCTCAGCCAGGGAGGTGTGTGTCAGCTCCAGCTGCTCCTGCACcacctcctcactcctcctgtTCTCCCGCAGGAGGCTCAGTTCTGCCTTCAGCTCCTCCACTCTCCCCTGGCTACTAACTaaagacagatacagacacttgATATAGAGCCCACACAGATAAGAGCAACCTAGAAACAATACCCCAAAACCTGACCATTCAGGAAAACTGGAAAAGGGTAAGATCAGAAATTCCTGATAAATCTGCTTAAGATAAACTCCCATTATAGACATTCTTTCAGATCTACAAGGAACCATCAAGAGTCTAGTACTTAAGGGTATGTCAGTAATATAAATTAGGGACTAGGATTGTTTGTGTACCGCTCTCCTCCTCCAGGACCTTGCACTTCTCTTCCAGGTGAGCTACTTTCTCATCCagctcctcccctgtcctcctcagCACCTCTTGCAGCCGCACTAGCTCCGCCTCTTGCTGCCGCACTGCAATCTGGGAGTCAGACACTTCCTGGTTGGCCCGTTGCATCTGTACCTCCATCTCTCCCAATGCCTTCTGGGAGGACATCAGCTCCGCCTCTCGCCGCTCCAGAAGCTTCTCCGTCTCCTGCAAAGCATCACGGGAAGCCTGCAGGTCCTGCTGACCTttctctgactcctcctccttctgACGGAGAATGTTCTGAGAGTTTTCGAGCTCCGCGGTGCACTGCTCAAGTTTCTGCTCAAGATGGCTGAGAGAAAAGGACATGGTGTGAGATCAGCTGTTGTTTTGCATGTCAACCAAGACAACTTGGAAACTGATGTCATCAATTTCAATGTGGACAGAAAAATAAACCCTGAATTTCAATGATTCTGAAAGAAGTTGTTCAGGGAGGACATGTGCATTAGCTCACCCCAGTTTCTGCTGCTGAGACTCAGAGATGCTGTTCACCATCTCCATCTTCCCATGAAGCTTCATACGCAGATCCTAAGGAGACACAATAGCATGTTATAACAGCCTCAATTATAACTATTTTCTGTCTACGTTGAAAACCCGATGTAAGCATGATCATGGACCAGTCAAGTAGTTCCTCCATACACATTTCTTCCCTCAGTAAGAAGTATGTTTaacaggctcccgagtggcgcagcatctGTGTTataagcgtcactacagacccttgttCGATCCCGGgctcacaaccggccgtgatcagaagtcccatagggcagtgcacaattggcccagcgtcatccgggttaggggagggtttggccatcattgtaaaataagaatatgttcttaaccgacttgcatagttaaataaaggttaaataaatgttttaaaatgttagTATTTCAtctcctgttccctccctccacacagctTTAAGCATCAACCTCTCCTTCCTTCTATCCCTCCCTTAAGCTCTCCCCTCCCCAAAAATTGGAAACATTCcctttgagattttttttttaccattcctCTCCCTTATCGAATGGTTTGTCCTGTCTGAACTAGTTTCATTTGacttgctttgtgtgtgtgtgtctctccttacATGTTTCTTCCCTCAGTGACCAGTATATTAGTACCTGGATGTGTGTCTCCTTACATGTTTCTTCCCTCAGTGACCAGTATATTAGTTCCTGGATGTGTGTCTCCTTACATGTTTCTTCCCTCAGTGACCAGTATATTAGTACCTGGATGTGTGTCTCTCCTTACATGTTTCTTCCCTCAGTGACCAGTATTTAGTTCTTCCTTCCCTCAGTGACCAGTATATTAGTTCCTGGATGTGTGTCTCCTTACATGTTTCTTCCCTCAGTGACCAGTATATTAGTTCCTGGATGTGTGTCTCTCCTTACATGTTTCTTCCCTCAGTGACCAGTATATTAGTTCCTGGATGTGTGTCTCTCCTTACATGTTTCTTCCCTCAGTGACCAGTATATTAGTACCTGGATGTGTGTCTCCTTACATGTTTCTTCCCTCAGTGACCAGTATATTAGTTCCTGGATGTGTGTCTCCTTACATGTTTCTTCCCTCAGTGACCAGTATATTAGTTCCTGGATGTGTGTCTCCTTACATGTTTCTTCCCTCAGTGACCAGTATATTAGTTCCTGGATGTGTGTCTCCTTACATGTTTCTTCCCTCAGTGACCAGTATATTAGTTCCTGGATGTGTGTCTCTCCTTACATGTTTCTTCCCTCAGTGACCAGTATATTAGTTCCTGGATGTGTGTCTCCTTACATGTTTCTTCCCTCAGTGA
Coding sequences:
- the hmmr gene encoding hyaluronan mediated motility receptor isoform X1, which codes for MSFSRAPVKRFNENIGCAPAPGTYELKPGEVKGPASFHRSERFKLLKASGAPFIPPPSPSKDVPMSPVAVRRTMSVDGLVDGSMSKKDKSGQSMQMKQQKLLEKEIRSLVQQRGEQDRRLVTLEEELRKVEAKLLSAVREKTGLAANVTTLEIQLAELKKTNEFLKNKVSADTTKKRIQSLSMELMEARNKLDVNDKELSFLQISTEGQVKLLETDLEAARATLTSLRERNKDLEDLHHDTKVQNEELENDMDTLHAVIQELREEVNVLQGYLDKANDHIQDLRMKLHGKMEMVNSISESQQQKLGHLEQKLEQCTAELENSQNILRQKEEESEKGQQDLQASRDALQETEKLLERREAELMSSQKALGEMEVQMQRANQEVSDSQIAVRQQEAELVRLQEVLRRTGEELDEKVAHLEEKCKVLEEESVSSQGRVEELKAELSLLRENRRSEEVVQEQLELTHTSLAEELKQEKEHAASLASVLERVREETEEERKQLEDELEEALGVLSVLELQDERRGEALQGLQQEKSELERELTETRALLDRRSSDVQVVHSTMRSLQEEHTISLSKIGDLATELESSRQALKGAEERGRALEEEVERVTKQMKEEVERVNQRKEVEVKKVREEMEGEQEKHLADQQAQEKARAEYARMLLAAQTRLAQRDEEMKRAEEEVQRQLQEERMEKEEVQRLLEQEKGEREVQRRDLKQWMSEEVGRLERQVEVLEEEKLALQCLVGEVEKEKLSLHNQLENMEDQVKKDLPCLENHMEVEKERDELKTVVEMFEIDKRGLQDQVELIHNRLMKAEEQRAGLQSQVELMEEKVSLQSQVHPVVQEKVTLQSQVDVVVKEVVSLQSQVHPVVKEVVSLQSQVHPVVQEKVTLQWEIDEQRRDFQRQLVATRDKSDAETEHWRRQYEELYTKVKPFQEQLNGFAAERDALLNENGANQEELTRLADAYARLLGHQNQKQKIRHVVKLKDENVSLKQELSKLRAQVSRQKGGQPQRRVDPIKALNHLDSKENEQPAAAPLRQGNRC
- the hmmr gene encoding hyaluronan mediated motility receptor isoform X4, yielding MSFSRAPVKRFNENIGCAPAPGTYELKPGEVKGPASFHRSERFKLLKASGAPFIPPPSPSKDVPMSPVAVRRTMSVDGLVDGSMSKKDKSGQSMQMKQQKLLEKEIRSLVQQRGEQDRRLVTLEEELRKVEAKLLSAVREKTGLAANVTTLEIQLAELKKTNEFLKNKVSADTTKKRIQSLSMELMEARNKLDVNDKELSFLQISTEGQVKLLETDLEAARATLTSLRERNKDLEDLHHDTKVQNEELENDMDTLHAVIQELREEVNVLQGYLDKANDHIQDLRMKLHGKMEMVNSISESQQQKLGHLEQKLEQCTAELENSQNILRQKEEESEKGQQDLQASRDALQETEKLLERREAELMSSQKALGEMEVQMQRANQEVSDSQIAVRQQEAELVRLQEVLRRTGEELDEKVAHLEEKCKVLEEESVSSQGRVEELKAELSLLRENRRSEEVVQEQLELTHTSLAEELKQEKEHAASLASVLERVREETEEERKQLEDELEEALGVLSVLELQDERRGEALQGLQQEKSELERELTETRALLDRRSSDVQVVHSTMRSLQEEHTISLSKIGDLATELESSRQALKGAEERGRALEEEVERVTKQMKEEVERVNQRKEVEVKKVREEMEGEQEKHLADQQAQEKARAEYARMLLAAQTRLAQRDEEMKRAEEEVQRQLQEERMEKEEVQRLLEQEKGEREVQRRDLKQWMSEEVGRLERQVEVLEEEKLALQCLVGEVEKEKLSLHNQLENMEDQVKKDLPCLENHMEVEKERDELKTVVEMFEIDKRGLQDQVELIHNRLMKAEEQRAGLQSQVELMEEKVTLQSQVDVVVKEVVSLQSQVHPVVQEKVTLQWEIDEQRRDFQRQLVATRDKSDAETEHWRRQYEELYTKVKPFQEQLNGFAAERDALLNENGANQEELTRLADAYARLLGHQNQKQKIRHVVKLKDENVSLKQELSKLRAQVSRQKGGQPQRRVDPIKALNHLDSKENEQPAAAPLRQGNRC
- the hmmr gene encoding hyaluronan mediated motility receptor isoform X3, yielding MSFSRAPVKRFNENIGCAPAPGTYELKPGEVKGPASFHRSERFKLLKASGAPFIPPPSPSKDVPMSPVAVRRTMSVDGLVDGSMSKKDKSGQSMQMKQQKLLEKEIRSLVQQRGEQDRRLVTLEEELRKVEAKLLSAVREKTGLAANVTTLEIQLAELKKTNEFLKNKVSADTTKKRIQSLSMELMEARNKLDVNDKELSFLQISTEGQVKLLETDLEAARATLTSLRERNKDLEDLHHDTKVQNEELENDMDTLHAVIQELREEVNVLQGYLDKANDHIQDLRMKLHGKMEMVNSISESQQQKLGHLEQKLEQCTAELENSQNILRQKEEESEKGQQDLQASRDALQETEKLLERREAELMSSQKALGEMEVQMQRANQEVSDSQIAVRQQEAELVRLQEVLRRTGEELDEKVAHLEEKCKVLEEESVSSQGRVEELKAELSLLRENRRSEEVVQEQLELTHTSLAEELKQEKEHAASLASVLERVREETEEERKQLEDELEEALGVLSVLELQDERRGEALQGLQQEKSELERELTETRALLDRRSSDVQVVHSTMRSLQEEHTISLSKIGDLATELESSRQALKGAEERGRALEEEVERVTKQMKEEVERVNQRKEVEVKKVREEMEGEQEKHLADQQAQEKARAEYARMLLAAQTRLAQRDEEMKRAEEEVQRQLQEERMEKEEVQRLLEQEKGEREVQRRDLKQWMSEEVGRLERQVEVLEEEKLALQCLVGEVEKEKLSLHNQLENMEDQVKKDLPCLENHMEVEKERDELKTVVEMFEIDKRGLQDQVELIHNRLMKAEEQRAGLQSQVELMEEKVTLQSQVDVVVKEVVSLQSQVHPVVKEVVSLQSQVHPVVQEKVTLQWEIDEQRRDFQRQLVATRDKSDAETEHWRRQYEELYTKVKPFQEQLNGFAAERDALLNENGANQEELTRLADAYARLLGHQNQKQKIRHVVKLKDENVSLKQELSKLRAQVSRQKGGQPQRRVDPIKALNHLDSKENEQPAAAPLRQGNRC
- the hmmr gene encoding hyaluronan mediated motility receptor isoform X2, with protein sequence MSFSRAPVKRFNENIGCAPAPGTYELKPGEVKGPASFHRSERFKLLKASGAPFIPPPSPSKDVPMSPVAVRRTMSVDGLVDGSMSKKDKSGQSMQMKQQKLLEKEIRSLVQQRGEQDRRLVTLEEELRKVEAKLLSAVREKTGLAANVTTLEIQLAELKKTNEFLKNKVSADTTKKRIQSLSMELMEARNKLDVNDKELSFLQISTEGQVKLLETDLEAARATLTSLRERNKDLEDLHHDTKVQNEELENDMDTLHAVIQELREEVNVLQGYLDKANDHIQDLRMKLHGKMEMVNSISESQQQKLGHLEQKLEQCTAELENSQNILRQKEEESEKGQQDLQASRDALQETEKLLERREAELMSSQKALGEMEVQMQRANQEVSDSQIAVRQQEAELVRLQEVLRRTGEELDEKVAHLEEKCKVLEEESVSSQGRVEELKAELSLLRENRRSEEVVQEQLELTHTSLAEELKQEKEHAASLASVLERVREETEEERKQLEDELEEALGVLSVLELQDERRGEALQGLQQEKSELERELTETRALLDRRSSDVQVVHSTMRSLQEEHTISLSKIGDLATELESSRQALKGAEERGRALEEEVERVTKQMKEEVERVNQRKEVEVKKVREEMEGEQEKHLADQQAQEKARAEYARMLLAAQTRLAQRDEEMKRAEEEVQRQLQEERMEKEEVQRLLEQEKGEREVQRRDLKQWMSEEVGRLERQVEVLEEEKLALQCLVGEVEKEKLSLHNQLENMEDQVKKDLPCLENHMEVEKERDELKTVVEMFEIDKRGLQDQVELIHNRLMKAEEQRAGLQSQVELMEEKVSLQSQVHPVVQEKVTLQSQVDVVVKEVVSLQSQVHPVVQEKVTLQWEIDEQRRDFQRQLVATRDKSDAETEHWRRQYEELYTKVKPFQEQLNGFAAERDALLNENGANQEELTRLADAYARLLGHQNQKQKIRHVVKLKDENVSLKQELSKLRAQVSRQKGGQPQRRVDPIKALNHLDSKENEQPAAAPLRQGNRC